A genomic window from Halorubrum lacusprofundi ATCC 49239 includes:
- a CDS encoding Zn-dependent protease translates to MSGTLQGRRIAGLYFSGTEIRDLLVAWLALGVAFTFFFVNGTAGFDRLLAAGIVPPLLVGLLTAGVAFLLHEIAHKVVAVHYDQVAEFRADNSMLFLAVMSSLLGFIFAAPGAVHHRGRLTPREHGHIALAGPVVNLLLTLVFLPALLLGPVVGSPVITLIGSRGIAINVFLAAFNLIPYGPLDGKTVLDWSKGVWAGFFVLSVVLTIGLVFVGGLGFGGPF, encoded by the coding sequence ATGAGCGGAACTCTGCAGGGCCGACGGATCGCCGGGCTCTACTTCAGCGGGACCGAGATCCGCGACCTGCTGGTCGCGTGGCTCGCGCTCGGCGTCGCGTTCACGTTCTTCTTCGTGAACGGCACCGCCGGTTTCGATCGGCTGCTCGCGGCGGGGATCGTCCCGCCGCTTCTGGTCGGGCTGCTCACCGCGGGCGTCGCGTTCCTCCTCCACGAGATCGCCCACAAGGTCGTCGCGGTCCACTACGACCAGGTCGCCGAGTTCCGGGCGGACAACAGCATGCTGTTTCTGGCCGTGATGAGCTCGCTTCTCGGGTTCATCTTCGCCGCGCCCGGTGCGGTCCACCACCGCGGCCGGCTGACGCCCCGCGAACACGGCCACATCGCGCTGGCCGGGCCGGTAGTCAACCTCCTCCTCACGCTCGTGTTCCTGCCGGCGCTCCTGCTCGGTCCCGTCGTCGGGAGCCCGGTGATAACCCTGATCGGTTCCCGCGGGATCGCGATCAACGTCTTCCTCGCGGCGTTTAACCTGATTCCGTACGGCCCCCTCGACGGGAAGACCGTGCTCGACTGGAGCAAGGGTGTGTGGGCCGGCTTCTTCGTCCTCTCCGTCGTGCTCACGATCGGGCTCGTGTTCGTCGGCGGACTCGGCTTCGGCGGGCCGTTCTGA
- a CDS encoding ArsR/SmtB family transcription factor, with product MSRLLPSLPDATPEDREPRVVGVNEDDADELIAALGSETAREILTRLHDEPATKSELADAVDTTLQNVQYHLSKLNRADLVDVVDTTYSEKGREMDVYAAADEPLVLFAGGSEESNGIKSALMRLLGGYGIIGLAAVAAQRVLSVPRPTARVSRSTGGGAGGDAATEDAADGPSIETVSEADGGGSGEIDGTVEYVVDPLADYAVSLLEPGVVFFVGAALVFTIGWAYWYWGGR from the coding sequence ATGTCGCGGCTGTTGCCCTCCCTCCCCGACGCGACCCCCGAAGATCGAGAGCCGCGGGTGGTCGGCGTCAACGAAGATGACGCAGACGAGCTCATCGCCGCACTCGGCTCCGAGACGGCACGCGAGATTCTCACGCGGCTCCACGACGAGCCGGCGACGAAATCGGAACTCGCTGACGCCGTCGACACCACGCTCCAGAACGTCCAGTATCACCTCTCGAAGCTCAACAGAGCCGACCTCGTCGATGTCGTCGACACGACCTACTCCGAGAAGGGCCGAGAGATGGACGTGTACGCGGCCGCCGACGAGCCACTCGTACTCTTCGCTGGCGGTTCTGAGGAGTCGAACGGGATCAAGTCGGCCCTGATGCGGCTGCTCGGCGGCTACGGGATCATCGGGCTGGCGGCGGTCGCGGCCCAGCGGGTGCTCTCGGTGCCGAGACCGACCGCTCGCGTGTCGAGGAGCACGGGCGGGGGTGCCGGCGGCGACGCGGCGACCGAAGACGCTGCGGACGGGCCTTCCATCGAGACGGTCTCTGAGGCCGACGGCGGCGGCAGCGGCGAGATCGACGGCACCGTCGAGTACGTCGTCGATCCCTTGGCTGACTACGCCGTCTCGCTGCTTGAGCCGGGGGTCGTCTTCTTCGTCGGTGCCGCGCTCGTGTTCACGATCGGCTGGGCGTACTGGTACTGGGGCGGCCGCTGA
- a CDS encoding DUF7545 family protein, which yields MGETETYTITGPDGDEESFELPAGLVDVLSQQGEQPTRVVSDVVVQAMAQQAHVIAHHSEGEVPDDIAEMNDTAAELFEERFGQSLEDALGHSH from the coding sequence ATGGGAGAGACAGAAACCTACACGATCACCGGTCCCGACGGTGACGAGGAGTCTTTCGAACTGCCCGCCGGTCTCGTCGACGTGCTCAGCCAGCAGGGCGAGCAGCCGACCCGCGTCGTCAGCGACGTGGTGGTGCAGGCGATGGCCCAGCAGGCGCACGTGATCGCCCACCACAGCGAGGGCGAGGTCCCGGACGACATCGCGGAGATGAACGACACCGCCGCGGAGCTGTTCGAGGAGCGCTTCGGCCAGTCGCTCGAAGACGCGCTCGGTCACTCGCACTGA
- a CDS encoding ribosome assembly factor SBDS, producing MISLDEAVTARLESHGERFEVLIDPDAALAMKRGEFEGNLEDVIAAEDVFENASRGDRPAEEDLETVFGTTDPLEIIPEVVERGEIQITAEQREEMMERKHNQLVTTITRNAVNPQMDDSPHPPERIERALEEAGFQIDPMEPVENQVDDALEALRPVIPIRFEEVTMAVQLPADYAGSGQAQIREFGDLEREEWQNDGSWVGVLTFPAGLQNDLYDLVNEVTSGEGDARVIKDKDELRTR from the coding sequence ATGATTTCGCTCGACGAGGCCGTGACGGCCCGATTGGAGTCACACGGCGAACGGTTCGAGGTGCTGATCGACCCCGACGCCGCGCTCGCGATGAAACGGGGCGAGTTCGAGGGCAACCTGGAAGACGTGATCGCCGCCGAGGACGTGTTCGAGAACGCCTCGCGGGGCGATCGCCCGGCCGAAGAAGACCTAGAGACCGTGTTCGGCACGACCGACCCGCTGGAGATCATTCCCGAGGTCGTCGAGCGCGGGGAGATCCAGATCACCGCCGAGCAGCGCGAGGAAATGATGGAACGCAAGCACAATCAGCTTGTCACCACCATCACGCGCAACGCGGTGAACCCGCAGATGGATGACTCGCCGCACCCGCCCGAACGCATCGAGCGCGCCTTAGAGGAGGCGGGTTTCCAGATCGATCCGATGGAGCCGGTCGAGAATCAGGTCGACGACGCGCTCGAGGCGCTCCGCCCGGTGATACCGATCCGTTTCGAGGAAGTGACGATGGCGGTCCAGCTCCCCGCCGACTACGCGGGATCCGGGCAGGCCCAGATCCGAGAATTCGGCGATCTGGAACGCGAGGAGTGGCAGAACGACGGATCGTGGGTGGGCGTCCTCACCTTCCCCGCCGGACTTCAAAACGACCTGTACGATCTCGTCAACGAGGTCACGTCCGGCGAGGGCGACGCTCGCGTGATCAAGGACAAAGACGAGCTACGGACGCGGTAG
- a CDS encoding TraB/GumN family protein, translating into MTETPGGSDGASPPPTASEPAPTASDSAPIDGEGSPASGAAGTPAAGDESGSVTVVGTAHVSKQSVDEVEETIERERPDVVAVELDEGRYRQMNGESPDDLDASDLLRGNTVFQFLAYWMLSYVQTQLGDRFDIEPGADMRAAIDVAEGLGIDVALVDRDIQTTIQRFWARMSLTEKLRMVGGLAFGVTDSRVVGVLVGLFVGILAGPVIGLFGGSVGVTDALLTSVTGGVLATVAVAIAVDQVGKVALSPDGRLYAAAALGVAAGIIAAAVGALDGIVATYLGGFAVTAIGSLGLGISLGLTLGVVASLAMTVVGRGTSEPEHGGIEELGMEDLTDTDVVTMMMEEFRQFSPGGAEALIDERDAFIAHRLVALREAGHNVVAVVGAGHRAGIEGYLADPASLPPMEDLVGKERGRRLPWKKAIGYAITVSFVGFFVLLALAGVENAFLFRLFGAWFLINGAFAFAFAKLAGARWTSAGVGGAVAWMTSINPVLAPGWFTGYVELRHLTVNVGDIGRLNELLSDETQSPSELVSAMLDVPLFKLIVVVAMTNIGSIVASFLFAVYVIPAMFGDVGGVDEVGRLMVEGARTGAELIRSAVTGGA; encoded by the coding sequence ATGACAGAGACGCCAGGGGGATCCGACGGCGCGTCCCCGCCCCCGACGGCGAGCGAGCCGGCGCCGACGGCAAGCGACTCGGCGCCAATCGATGGCGAGGGTTCCCCTGCGAGTGGTGCAGCCGGAACGCCCGCCGCCGGCGACGAGTCCGGCTCCGTGACGGTCGTCGGAACCGCGCACGTCTCCAAGCAGTCGGTCGACGAGGTCGAGGAGACGATCGAGCGCGAGCGACCCGACGTGGTCGCCGTCGAGCTCGACGAGGGGCGATACCGCCAGATGAACGGCGAAAGCCCCGACGATCTCGACGCGAGCGACCTGCTGCGGGGAAACACCGTCTTCCAGTTCCTCGCGTACTGGATGCTGTCGTACGTCCAGACCCAGCTCGGTGACCGGTTCGACATCGAGCCCGGCGCCGACATGCGGGCCGCCATCGACGTCGCCGAGGGGCTCGGCATCGACGTGGCGCTGGTCGACCGAGACATCCAGACGACGATACAGCGCTTCTGGGCCCGGATGTCGCTCACCGAGAAGCTGCGAATGGTGGGCGGACTCGCGTTCGGCGTCACCGACTCCCGCGTGGTTGGGGTGTTAGTTGGACTGTTCGTCGGTATTCTCGCTGGTCCGGTGATCGGGCTCTTCGGTGGGAGCGTCGGCGTCACTGACGCCCTGTTGACGAGCGTCACGGGCGGCGTGCTCGCCACGGTTGCGGTCGCGATCGCCGTCGATCAGGTCGGGAAGGTCGCGCTCTCACCCGATGGACGCCTCTACGCCGCAGCGGCACTGGGCGTCGCGGCCGGTATCATCGCCGCCGCGGTCGGTGCGCTCGACGGGATCGTCGCGACGTATCTCGGCGGCTTCGCCGTGACGGCGATCGGCAGCCTCGGGCTCGGGATCTCGCTCGGCTTAACCCTCGGTGTGGTCGCGTCACTCGCGATGACCGTCGTCGGACGGGGCACCAGCGAGCCCGAACACGGCGGGATCGAGGAACTCGGGATGGAGGACCTGACCGACACCGACGTGGTGACGATGATGATGGAGGAGTTCCGGCAGTTCTCCCCGGGCGGCGCGGAGGCGCTCATCGACGAGCGCGACGCCTTCATCGCCCACCGGCTCGTCGCCCTCCGCGAGGCCGGGCACAACGTGGTCGCCGTCGTCGGCGCGGGTCACCGCGCGGGGATCGAGGGGTACCTCGCCGACCCCGCGTCGCTCCCGCCGATGGAAGACCTCGTCGGGAAAGAGCGCGGGCGACGGCTCCCGTGGAAGAAGGCGATCGGCTACGCGATCACCGTCAGCTTCGTGGGCTTCTTCGTCCTGCTCGCGCTCGCCGGCGTGGAGAACGCGTTCCTGTTCCGGCTGTTCGGCGCGTGGTTCCTGATCAACGGCGCGTTCGCGTTCGCATTCGCGAAACTCGCCGGCGCACGCTGGACTTCGGCCGGCGTCGGCGGCGCCGTCGCGTGGATGACCTCGATCAACCCGGTGCTCGCGCCCGGCTGGTTCACCGGCTACGTCGAGCTCCGGCATCTCACGGTGAACGTCGGCGATATCGGACGGCTCAACGAGCTGCTCTCCGACGAGACGCAGTCGCCCTCCGAGCTGGTCTCCGCGATGCTCGACGTGCCGCTGTTCAAGCTCATCGTCGTCGTCGCGATGACGAACATCGGCAGTATCGTCGCGAGCTTCCTGTTCGCGGTGTACGTCATCCCCGCGATGTTCGGCGACGTAGGCGGCGTCGACGAGGTGGGACGGCTCATGGTCGAGGGCGCACGCACCGGCGCGGAACTGATCCGAAGCGCGGTCACGGGTGGCGCATGA
- a CDS encoding metal ABC transporter permease, giving the protein MSGESAADTKNRPRPDRGLRRTAELVGIAITAVVAAVMLGFVLLYWAQDLPVASELYAAFRSFGRGMDAAFGTNVFRHPIMWQSMAVGVLVGVVAPLVGSFLVHREMALIGETLAHTAFAGVAIGILVTSSTGWNGSLLLVALAVGILGALVVQWLTERTDAYGDVPIAIMLSGSFAVGTLIISYGDGLTGVNIQGYLFGNLAVVTPEGARLMGALSLIVVAGVALTYKQLLFITFDEQAARVAQLNVTGYNTLLVVLTAVVVVGAMQVLGVILVAAMLVVPVAAASQIARSFRETMYLAVIFGQLSVIGGFAVSIGFGLPSGGSIVITAIAIYLASIVGSGFSVKAISAHG; this is encoded by the coding sequence ATGAGCGGGGAATCAGCCGCCGACACGAAAAATCGCCCGCGCCCCGACCGTGGCCTCCGCCGAACCGCCGAACTCGTCGGAATCGCGATCACGGCCGTCGTCGCGGCCGTCATGCTCGGATTCGTTCTGCTCTACTGGGCGCAGGACCTCCCGGTAGCGAGCGAACTGTACGCCGCGTTCCGCTCGTTCGGACGCGGGATGGACGCCGCGTTCGGCACGAATGTGTTCCGGCACCCGATCATGTGGCAGTCGATGGCGGTCGGCGTGCTCGTCGGGGTCGTCGCTCCGCTGGTCGGTTCCTTCCTCGTCCACCGCGAGATGGCGCTGATCGGCGAGACGCTCGCGCACACCGCATTCGCCGGCGTCGCGATCGGCATCCTCGTCACGTCTTCGACCGGGTGGAACGGTTCGCTGCTGCTCGTCGCGCTCGCGGTCGGGATCCTCGGCGCGCTTGTAGTCCAGTGGCTTACCGAGCGCACTGACGCCTACGGGGACGTGCCGATCGCGATCATGCTCAGCGGGAGCTTCGCGGTCGGAACCCTGATCATCAGCTACGGTGACGGACTCACCGGGGTCAACATTCAGGGATACCTGTTCGGGAACCTCGCGGTCGTCACGCCGGAGGGAGCGCGCCTGATGGGCGCGCTCTCCCTGATCGTCGTCGCTGGCGTGGCGCTGACGTACAAACAGCTGCTCTTCATCACCTTCGACGAGCAGGCCGCGCGGGTCGCTCAGCTGAACGTCACCGGATACAACACCCTGCTCGTGGTGTTGACCGCGGTCGTCGTCGTCGGCGCGATGCAGGTGCTCGGCGTCATCCTCGTCGCCGCGATGCTCGTCGTTCCGGTCGCGGCCGCCTCCCAGATCGCTCGGAGCTTCCGCGAGACGATGTACCTCGCGGTGATCTTCGGACAGCTGTCGGTGATCGGCGGCTTCGCCGTCTCGATCGGCTTCGGACTTCCCTCCGGGGGGTCGATCGTCATCACCGCGATCGCAATCTACCTCGCGAGCATCGTCGGCTCCGGCTTCTCGGTGAAGGCGATCTCGGCGCACGGGTGA
- the purM gene encoding phosphoribosylformylglycinamidine cyclo-ligase — protein MTEGDGGETGGGDEEPTIDGDDELTYADAGVDIDASEAATAALIGAVGEGEGDYAGLLDIGDRYLALATDGVGTKLLVAEALSDYSTVGIDCIAMNVNDLVAAGVRPVAFVDYLAVDEPDERFAEQVGEGLARGAELADMELVGGETAVMPDVIRGLDLAGTCAGLAAKEAVFDGAAEPGDALVGWRSSGIHSNGLTLAREAATREHAYTDPCPFDGYETVGEALLEPTRIYTDLLDPMRDHGVRGAAHVTGGGWTNLTRLGANRYVVDDAFEPQPVFEFVQSEGSVSDEEMHRTFNMGTGFVAAVDPDAAESLAAETDGRVIGRVEEGDDDEGSVAIRGLEL, from the coding sequence ATGACCGAGGGCGACGGCGGCGAGACGGGCGGCGGCGACGAGGAACCGACGATCGACGGCGACGACGAACTCACCTACGCGGACGCCGGCGTCGACATCGACGCCAGCGAGGCGGCGACCGCGGCGCTGATCGGCGCGGTCGGCGAGGGGGAGGGCGACTACGCCGGCCTGCTCGACATCGGCGACCGCTACCTCGCGCTGGCGACCGACGGGGTCGGGACGAAGCTGCTCGTCGCCGAGGCGCTTAGCGACTACTCGACGGTGGGGATCGACTGCATCGCGATGAACGTCAACGACCTCGTTGCCGCCGGGGTGCGCCCCGTCGCGTTCGTCGACTACCTCGCCGTCGACGAGCCGGACGAGCGGTTCGCCGAGCAGGTCGGCGAGGGGCTCGCGCGCGGCGCCGAACTCGCCGACATGGAGCTCGTCGGCGGCGAGACCGCGGTGATGCCCGACGTGATCCGCGGGCTCGATCTGGCGGGGACCTGCGCCGGACTCGCCGCGAAGGAGGCCGTCTTCGACGGCGCGGCGGAGCCGGGCGACGCACTCGTCGGCTGGCGTTCCTCCGGGATCCACTCGAACGGGCTCACGCTCGCCCGGGAGGCCGCGACCCGCGAGCACGCGTACACCGACCCGTGTCCGTTCGACGGGTACGAGACGGTCGGCGAGGCGCTGTTAGAGCCGACCCGGATCTACACCGATCTGCTCGACCCGATGCGCGACCACGGCGTGCGCGGCGCGGCTCACGTTACCGGCGGCGGCTGGACCAACCTGACGCGGCTCGGCGCGAATCGGTACGTCGTCGACGACGCCTTCGAGCCGCAGCCCGTCTTCGAGTTCGTGCAGTCGGAGGGGAGCGTCTCTGACGAGGAAATGCACCGGACGTTCAACATGGGGACCGGCTTCGTCGCCGCCGTCGACCCCGACGCGGCCGAATCGCTGGCTGCCGAGACGGATGGGCGTGTGATCGGGCGAGTAGAGGAGGGCGATGATGATGAGGGGAGCGTCGCGATCCGCGGACTGGAGTTATAA
- a CDS encoding acyl-CoA thioesterase, producing the protein MDETATVAESYTEMTELLLPNDTNNLGRALGGAVLHWMDICGAIAGMRFSNRQVVTASMDHVDFISPIEMGEVAVIEGYVFNVGNTSVDVKVHVSAENPRTDERRRTTTSYFTFVALDDEGTPASVPELTTPTDAEETLRDDAIEGRREQLRSVAERYDL; encoded by the coding sequence ATGGACGAGACGGCGACGGTCGCGGAGTCGTACACCGAGATGACCGAACTGCTGTTGCCGAACGACACGAATAACCTCGGGCGAGCGCTCGGGGGCGCGGTCCTCCACTGGATGGACATCTGCGGCGCCATCGCCGGAATGCGCTTCTCGAACCGGCAGGTCGTCACCGCCTCGATGGATCACGTCGACTTCATCTCTCCCATCGAGATGGGCGAAGTTGCCGTGATCGAGGGGTACGTGTTCAACGTGGGGAACACGAGCGTCGACGTGAAGGTTCACGTCAGCGCTGAGAACCCTAGGACCGACGAGCGCCGCCGGACGACGACCTCCTACTTCACCTTCGTCGCGCTCGACGACGAGGGCACCCCGGCGAGCGTACCGGAGCTGACCACACCGACCGACGCGGAGGAGACGCTGCGCGACGACGCGATCGAGGGGCGGCGCGAACAGCTCCGAAGCGTGGCCGAGCGGTACGATCTGTAG
- a CDS encoding bifunctional nuclease family protein yields MEHEAEVVGVGAGSAPGGDVPAVILSARGEYVPIFVSADQAQSIGMALEGEPFDRPLTHDLLVDILTEFGGAIDRVRVDDLRDGTFYAKVDAERYENGEPERFVFDARPSDALAIAVRIDCPIIVSDAVIDEAGRPQDSIRFDDGPQGGA; encoded by the coding sequence ATGGAACACGAAGCCGAGGTCGTCGGGGTCGGAGCGGGCTCCGCACCCGGCGGCGACGTGCCGGCGGTCATCCTGTCCGCGCGCGGCGAGTACGTCCCGATCTTCGTCAGCGCCGATCAGGCGCAATCGATCGGGATGGCGCTCGAAGGCGAACCGTTCGACCGGCCGCTGACGCACGACCTCCTCGTCGACATCCTCACCGAGTTCGGCGGTGCGATCGACCGCGTCCGAGTCGACGACCTCCGGGACGGAACCTTCTACGCGAAGGTCGACGCCGAGCGGTACGAGAACGGCGAGCCGGAGCGGTTCGTCTTCGACGCGCGCCCCTCCGACGCGCTCGCGATCGCCGTTCGGATCGACTGTCCGATCATCGTCTCCGACGCGGTGATTGACGAGGCGGGTCGCCCGCAGGACTCGATCCGGTTCGACGACGGTCCCCAAGGCGGCGCCTGA
- a CDS encoding YbaK/EbsC family protein — protein sequence MHERAAEFSERARERHGVDLDVLEFDAGTETAAAAADAVGCDTAAIASTIVVSLSGGEAGADEEAGADEEAGADEDRLVAAITSGANRLDLDAVAERFGAASAAMADPERIREVVGWSIGGVPPIGHDASIPTVFDPTLTGYDTVYGAAGTPSAVFETDPETLVNLAEATVVDLTE from the coding sequence ATGCACGAGCGTGCGGCGGAGTTCTCGGAGCGGGCGCGGGAGCGACACGGCGTCGACCTCGACGTGCTGGAGTTCGACGCCGGCACGGAGACGGCGGCCGCGGCCGCCGACGCCGTCGGATGTGACACCGCGGCGATCGCCTCCACCATCGTGGTGTCGCTCTCGGGCGGGGAGGCCGGAGCCGACGAAGAGGCCGGAGCCGACGAAGAGGCCGGAGCCGACGAGGACCGGCTCGTCGCGGCGATCACGAGCGGCGCGAACCGGCTCGATCTGGACGCGGTCGCGGAGCGGTTCGGCGCAGCCTCAGCCGCGATGGCAGACCCGGAGCGGATCCGCGAGGTCGTCGGCTGGAGCATCGGCGGCGTGCCGCCGATCGGTCACGACGCCTCGATCCCGACCGTTTTCGATCCGACGCTTACCGGATACGACACGGTCTACGGCGCGGCGGGGACGCCGAGTGCGGTGTTCGAGACTGATCCGGAGACGCTCGTCAACCTCGCCGAGGCGACGGTCGTCGATCTCACCGAATAA
- a CDS encoding DUF7576 family protein — protein sequence MVDPTSDLEEDIDEESAPRCVTCSEPALGTGRRTVTWVDGDDAVHRHFCSQTCRAEWTDERPSAGS from the coding sequence ATGGTAGATCCGACGTCCGACCTCGAGGAAGATATCGATGAGGAATCCGCACCGCGCTGTGTGACCTGTAGCGAGCCAGCGCTGGGCACTGGTCGCCGAACCGTCACGTGGGTCGACGGCGACGATGCGGTGCATCGACACTTCTGCTCGCAGACCTGTCGAGCCGAGTGGACAGACGAGCGGCCCTCGGCGGGGAGCTGA
- a CDS encoding metal ABC transporter substrate-binding protein, which translates to MTHSRRSVLRRGAGLAVAGTAASLAGCSGTTNGGSGGFDAGYAAFFTLNDWANQVAGDHASFEDPVDVGQLGHGWTPDGNLAVDVASTDAFVYLDSSEFSWAQDLAATLEDDYDTVAVIDGLAGLEEDLLEWDHSHDEEEEDAHDDEDSPDDEDGPDRGQYDPHVWVDPVLAADVVDTIAAGLGEADPDNADDYADNAAAYAEDLDAIDDAFESIAENAERGVAVMAGHNSFQYLEARYGFRLHSPVGVSPQNEPTQSEIADTIELVNTEGIDAVLYDRFESPRLAESIVENSDATEAVPVTPAGGTTREWNDAGYGYLEQMTEINVPAFERAFDAQ; encoded by the coding sequence ATGACTCACTCACGGCGGTCGGTGCTGCGTCGCGGCGCCGGTCTCGCGGTCGCGGGAACGGCGGCGTCGTTAGCCGGCTGTTCCGGCACCACAAACGGCGGATCCGGTGGGTTCGACGCCGGCTACGCCGCCTTCTTCACCCTCAATGACTGGGCGAATCAGGTCGCGGGCGACCACGCGAGCTTCGAGGACCCGGTCGACGTGGGGCAGCTCGGTCACGGCTGGACGCCGGACGGGAACCTCGCTGTAGACGTCGCCTCCACCGACGCGTTCGTCTACCTCGACAGCTCGGAGTTCTCGTGGGCGCAGGATCTGGCCGCGACGCTGGAGGACGATTACGACACGGTCGCCGTGATCGACGGGCTCGCCGGGCTGGAAGAGGACCTCCTTGAGTGGGACCATAGCCACGACGAAGAGGAGGAAGACGCCCACGACGACGAAGACAGCCCCGACGACGAAGACGGCCCCGACAGAGGGCAGTACGACCCCCATGTCTGGGTCGATCCGGTGCTTGCCGCCGATGTCGTCGACACCATCGCGGCAGGGCTCGGCGAGGCGGACCCGGACAACGCCGACGACTACGCCGACAACGCCGCCGCCTACGCCGAGGATCTCGACGCGATCGACGATGCCTTCGAGTCAATCGCCGAGAACGCCGAGCGCGGCGTGGCGGTCATGGCGGGCCACAACTCCTTTCAGTACCTAGAGGCGCGCTACGGGTTCCGGCTCCACTCGCCGGTCGGCGTCTCGCCGCAAAACGAGCCGACGCAAAGCGAGATCGCCGACACGATCGAACTCGTGAACACGGAGGGGATCGACGCGGTGTTGTACGACCGCTTCGAGTCGCCCAGGCTCGCCGAGTCGATCGTCGAGAACAGCGATGCCACCGAGGCGGTCCCCGTCACGCCGGCCGGGGGGACGACCCGTGAGTGGAACGACGCCGGGTACGGCTATCTCGAACAGATGACCGAGATCAACGTCCCCGCCTTCGAGCGGGCATTCGACGCGCAGTGA
- a CDS encoding GIY-YIG nuclease family protein — translation MDGDPESDAGGTYTLLVELAAPATIEVGALGDRRFEPGIYAYTGSALGTGGFSRVDRHRRTARGEHDVRHWHVDHLLGHPDARIDSVVRSVDADVECAVADRLPASPVDGFGASDCDCGSHLAAGTDGATALATLVREAHEVAVEETGGHVDVIPGSTERIDDASATR, via the coding sequence ATCGACGGCGATCCCGAGAGCGACGCGGGCGGCACCTACACCCTCCTCGTCGAACTCGCGGCCCCGGCGACGATCGAGGTCGGTGCGCTCGGAGACCGCCGATTCGAACCCGGCATCTACGCGTATACCGGCAGCGCGCTCGGCACCGGGGGGTTCTCCCGCGTCGACCGCCACCGCCGGACCGCCCGCGGCGAACACGACGTGCGCCACTGGCACGTCGACCACCTGCTCGGCCACCCCGACGCCCGGATCGACAGCGTCGTTCGGAGCGTCGACGCCGACGTGGAGTGTGCGGTCGCCGACCGACTCCCAGCGAGCCCGGTTGACGGCTTCGGCGCGTCCGACTGTGACTGCGGGAGCCACCTCGCCGCGGGCACCGACGGCGCCACCGCCCTCGCCACGCTGGTCCGCGAGGCGCACGAGGTCGCGGTCGAGGAAACCGGCGGACACGTCGATGTGATTCCCGGATCCACGGAGCGGATCGACGACGCGAGCGCGACTCGGTGA
- a CDS encoding metal ABC transporter ATP-binding protein: MTVIVDLDGVTFSYGDTVAVSNVSLTVEEGDFLGLVGPNGSGKTTLLHLMLGLHEPDEGSIELFGRPVDEFDDGGRIGYVSQKATSRGGAMPVTVRECVTMGRFARAGRGRLSAADRAAVADAIETVGIGELADRLVSELSGGQKQRAYIARALASDADLLALDEPTVGVDAESRDAFYALLDELNDEGITIILIEHDIGVVTDRANRIACINTELYHHGDTESFVESDALAEAYGTTGQVVHHHH; the protein is encoded by the coding sequence GTGACCGTAATTGTCGATCTCGACGGCGTGACGTTCTCCTACGGCGACACGGTCGCCGTGAGCAACGTCTCTCTGACGGTCGAGGAGGGTGATTTCCTCGGGCTCGTCGGGCCGAACGGCTCCGGGAAGACCACCCTGCTTCACCTCATGCTCGGGCTCCACGAGCCCGACGAGGGATCCATTGAGCTGTTCGGCCGCCCGGTCGACGAGTTCGACGACGGCGGTCGGATCGGCTACGTCTCCCAGAAGGCAACGAGCCGGGGCGGCGCGATGCCGGTCACCGTCCGCGAGTGCGTCACCATGGGCCGGTTCGCGCGCGCCGGCCGAGGGCGGCTCTCCGCGGCCGACCGTGCCGCTGTCGCCGACGCGATCGAGACGGTCGGCATCGGCGAACTCGCCGACCGACTCGTCTCGGAGCTGTCCGGCGGCCAGAAACAGCGAGCATACATCGCGCGTGCCTTGGCGAGCGACGCAGATCTACTCGCGCTCGACGAGCCGACCGTCGGCGTCGACGCCGAGTCGCGCGACGCCTTCTACGCCCTCCTCGACGAGCTGAACGACGAGGGGATCACCATCATCCTCATCGAACACGACATCGGCGTCGTCACCGACCGCGCGAACCGCATCGCCTGTATCAACACCGAGCTGTACCACCACGGAGACACCGAGTCGTTCGTCGAGAGCGACGCCCTCGCGGAGGCGTACGGCACCACGGGACAGGTCGTCCACCACCACCACTGA